A single window of Synechococcus sp. C9 DNA harbors:
- the nifV gene encoding homocitrate synthase, translating into MIDPIIINDTTLRDGEQTAGVAFNVREKLAIARLLDQIGIPELEVGIPIMGGEEAEAIKALVQAGLNARLLGWNRCKISDLEASLACGLQRVHISVPVSDVQIAVKFHSNRWAMLAQLKKCIEFAKAHGLFVAVGGEDSSRADPAFLLDVARYSQAWGAERFRFCDTVGRLDPFATYAQIEQLTSALEIPVEMHTHNDLGMAVANALAGIRAGARSVNTTVNGLGERAGNAALEEVVIALKELYGIKLPIRTERFWELSQVVAQAANCPPPLCKPVVGENTFSHESGIHTHGLLVNACTYEPYPPEAVGRQRRFVIGKHSGTHLIIYLLQQEGIQVTPPQARAILAIVRRRATESKRGLSLAELVEISQHIRQTLEAS; encoded by the coding sequence ATGATTGACCCAATTATCATCAACGATACCACCCTAAGAGATGGGGAACAGACCGCTGGGGTTGCTTTTAATGTGCGGGAAAAATTAGCCATTGCCCGTCTATTAGACCAAATTGGCATTCCCGAATTAGAGGTAGGCATTCCCATCATGGGGGGCGAGGAGGCGGAAGCGATCAAAGCCCTGGTGCAAGCGGGATTAAACGCCCGGTTACTCGGCTGGAATCGCTGTAAAATTTCCGACCTGGAAGCCTCCCTTGCCTGTGGGCTGCAACGGGTGCATATTTCCGTGCCCGTATCGGATGTGCAAATTGCCGTCAAATTTCACAGCAACCGCTGGGCGATGCTTGCCCAACTGAAAAAATGCATCGAGTTTGCCAAAGCCCACGGGCTGTTTGTGGCGGTCGGGGGGGAGGATAGTTCCCGGGCAGACCCGGCGTTTCTCCTGGACGTTGCCCGCTATAGCCAAGCCTGGGGAGCGGAGCGATTTCGCTTCTGTGATACGGTGGGGAGACTTGACCCCTTTGCCACCTACGCACAGATTGAACAATTGACCAGCGCCCTGGAGATTCCGGTGGAAATGCACACCCACAATGACCTGGGAATGGCGGTGGCGAATGCGTTGGCAGGCATCAGAGCCGGGGCGCGCTCGGTGAATACCACGGTGAATGGGTTAGGAGAACGGGCGGGGAATGCGGCACTAGAGGAAGTCGTGATCGCCCTCAAGGAACTCTATGGCATCAAATTACCCATCCGCACGGAGCGTTTTTGGGAACTCTCCCAGGTGGTTGCTCAAGCCGCCAATTGCCCGCCCCCGTTGTGCAAACCCGTGGTGGGTGAAAACACCTTTTCCCACGAATCGGGGATTCATACCCACGGTCTTTTGGTGAATGCCTGCACCTACGAACCCTACCCCCCCGAAGCGGTTGGGCGGCAACGCCGGTTTGTGATTGGCAAACATTCGGGTACCCATTTAATCATTTATCTCCTGCAACAGGAGGGCATCCAGGTTACTCCCCCGCAAGCCCGGGCGATTTTAGCCATCGTGCGCCGTCGGGCTACGGAATCCAAACGGGGGTTATCCCTAGCGGAGTTAGTGGAAATTAGTCAACACATTCGTCAAACCCTGGAGGCATCCTAA
- a CDS encoding nitrogen fixation protein NifZ — protein MSRSEMELDAPPVFEIGEKVQLTKTIRNDGTFSGRELRDILARKGDVGYVVAIGTFLQSFYIYSVHFIELGIVVGCRASELASLAGEKSHTGYQNPEKS, from the coding sequence ATGAGCCGTTCAGAAATGGAACTCGATGCACCCCCAGTTTTTGAAATTGGTGAGAAAGTCCAACTGACCAAAACCATCCGCAATGACGGCACTTTTTCTGGTCGGGAACTGCGGGATATTCTGGCTCGCAAAGGCGACGTGGGCTATGTTGTGGCGATTGGTACCTTTTTACAATCCTTCTACATCTACAGCGTGCATTTCATTGAGTTGGGGATTGTGGTGGGGTGTCGTGCCTCTGAATTGGCATCCCTAGCCGGGGAAAAAAGTCACACTGGATACCAAAATCCAGAAAAGTCTTAA